The Methanoculleus thermophilus genome includes a window with the following:
- a CDS encoding potassium channel family protein, which translates to MYTIIVGLGGIGRNLTAIAVNAGDSVVVIDQDEERASDILEHYDVLAITGNATDKSVLEDAGIDRADALVATTSDDAVNLMTCWLAKRYNVRNVVSIVNQREHSDLFNEVGVKISENPDELVATRLYYWAKSPNLQQVASIPGGTIFEIVAEEGAPIVDHEIRELEVRDFVFIAIRRAGGDLIIPSGAVRIRPGDVITVFTKKEAEGDTIKTLTRQLKRSG; encoded by the coding sequence ATGTACACCATCATCGTTGGCCTGGGCGGAATCGGCCGAAATTTGACCGCGATCGCCGTGAACGCCGGTGATTCTGTGGTGGTGATCGATCAGGACGAGGAGCGTGCAAGCGACATCCTGGAGCACTACGATGTCCTCGCCATCACCGGAAATGCGACCGACAAATCGGTGCTCGAAGATGCCGGGATCGATCGGGCCGACGCCCTGGTGGCCACCACGAGCGACGATGCCGTGAACCTGATGACCTGCTGGCTCGCCAAGCGTTACAACGTCCGAAACGTCGTCTCGATCGTCAACCAGAGAGAGCACTCGGACCTCTTCAACGAGGTCGGTGTGAAGATCAGTGAAAATCCCGACGAACTGGTGGCGACCCGGCTCTATTACTGGGCAAAAAGCCCTAACCTCCAGCAGGTCGCCTCGATCCCCGGAGGAACCATCTTCGAGATCGTTGCCGAGGAAGGTGCGCCGATCGTCGACCACGAGATCCGCGAACTCGAGGTCCGCGACTTCGTCTTCATCGCCATCCGGCGCGCAGGGGGCGATCTCATCATCCCGAGCGGTGCCGTCCGTATTCGGCCCGGGGACGTCATAACGGTCTTTACAAAAAAGGAGGCGGAAGGTGATACGATAAAGACGCTCACCCGACAGTTGAAACGGTCAGGCTAG
- a CDS encoding cobalt-precorrin-4/precorrin-4 C(11)-methyltransferase, translating into MHKFYIVGAGPGAPDLITVRGMDLLRRADVLIYAGSLVNPALVAESGAKVKLDSWGMSLPEIVDAIEEHVRAGRLVVRLHSGDPSLYGAIVEQMAELERRGIEAEIVPGVSSLFAAAAALKTQLTLRGVSEGLVVTRPAGATLEEDLIPELSRLEQTMVVFLGTERMEEVLARVECPPETPAAVVYHASWPDQKVIRGTVADIAAKAREAGIERTALIIIGKAVVGAASGYGRSVLYS; encoded by the coding sequence ATGCATAAGTTCTACATCGTGGGTGCGGGGCCGGGGGCGCCCGATCTCATCACCGTCCGCGGCATGGACCTCCTCCGGCGGGCGGACGTCCTCATCTACGCGGGCTCGCTCGTGAACCCGGCCCTGGTTGCAGAGTCCGGCGCGAAGGTGAAACTCGACAGCTGGGGGATGAGTCTACCCGAGATCGTGGATGCGATCGAGGAGCACGTCCGGGCGGGAAGACTCGTCGTCCGGCTCCACTCCGGCGATCCGTCTCTCTACGGTGCGATCGTCGAGCAGATGGCGGAGCTTGAACGGCGCGGGATCGAGGCCGAGATCGTCCCCGGGGTCTCGTCGCTCTTTGCGGCCGCAGCGGCCCTAAAGACTCAACTCACCCTCCGCGGCGTCTCCGAGGGGCTGGTCGTCACCCGCCCGGCGGGGGCGACGCTTGAAGAGGACTTGATCCCGGAGTTATCCCGGCTTGAGCAGACGATGGTGGTCTTCCTCGGGACCGAGCGGATGGAGGAGGTCCTCGCCCGGGTGGAGTGCCCGCCGGAGACCCCGGCGGCTGTTGTCTACCACGCATCCTGGCCCGACCAGAAGGTCATCCGGGGGACGGTGGCTGATATCGCTGCAAAGGCCCGGGAGGCCGGGATCGAGCGGACGGCGCTGATCATCATCGGGAAGGCGGTCGTTGGGGCGGCCTCGGGCTACGGGAGGTCGGTCCTCTACTCATGA
- a CDS encoding 4Fe-4S binding protein, which produces MLRINRDKCGYCGTCVAVCPEDALELIDAYLSLERECISCGTCARACPLGALEVVHEE; this is translated from the coding sequence ATGCTCAGGATAAACCGAGACAAGTGTGGATACTGCGGCACCTGCGTCGCAGTCTGCCCCGAGGATGCGCTCGAACTGATCGACGCGTACCTCAGCCTTGAGCGGGAATGCATCTCCTGTGGCACCTGCGCACGGGCATGCCCGCTTGGAGCACTGGAGGTAGTCCATGAAGAGTAA
- a CDS encoding NAD(P)/FAD-dependent oxidoreductase: MKSKYDILVIGGGPAGALAAKTAAEAGNSVCLIEKRPAIGTPVRCAEGIGKELLKEFVKPDPRWISADIERARLIAPNGTTIALEQDRAGNEVGYVLDRKVFDRELVWQAAEAGADVAVKTRATAPIMENGAVRGANVISIGRPAEIRAEVVIAADGTEAQFARRAGLDTVVPLREMMSCAQYLMTDIDIDAGSTDFYLGNEVAPEGYLWVFPKGERTANVGIGISGRKSRDGSRAKDYLDRFIAKNFPNGKTIEAIVGGVPVCRPLACTVADGLIVAGDAARVVDPITGGGIGNAMYTGRLAGEVATECIEAGNCSKDALMRYDREWRASKMGATIERNYKVKEYFVTLDDAKLNTLADSIANISLKEFSVSALIKELIKRNPKMLFELKALKDALA; the protein is encoded by the coding sequence ATGAAGAGTAAATACGACATCCTCGTCATCGGGGGCGGACCCGCAGGCGCGCTCGCGGCAAAGACCGCCGCCGAGGCAGGAAACTCGGTCTGCCTCATCGAGAAACGCCCTGCCATCGGCACACCGGTCCGGTGCGCGGAGGGAATCGGCAAAGAGCTCCTAAAAGAGTTCGTCAAACCCGATCCGCGCTGGATCTCCGCAGATATCGAGCGGGCCCGGCTCATCGCGCCGAACGGCACCACCATCGCCCTCGAACAGGACAGGGCAGGAAACGAGGTCGGCTACGTCCTCGACCGGAAAGTCTTTGACCGGGAACTCGTCTGGCAGGCTGCCGAGGCCGGGGCGGATGTGGCCGTCAAGACCCGGGCGACAGCGCCGATCATGGAGAACGGAGCCGTCCGGGGTGCGAACGTGATCTCGATCGGAAGGCCGGCAGAGATCCGGGCCGAGGTTGTCATCGCCGCCGACGGCACCGAGGCGCAGTTCGCCCGCCGGGCCGGGCTCGATACGGTCGTCCCCCTCCGGGAGATGATGAGCTGCGCTCAGTACCTGATGACGGATATCGATATCGACGCAGGATCCACCGACTTCTACCTGGGCAACGAGGTCGCGCCCGAAGGCTACCTCTGGGTCTTCCCGAAGGGCGAGCGGACCGCAAACGTCGGGATCGGCATCTCCGGCCGCAAGAGCCGCGACGGGTCCCGGGCAAAAGACTACCTCGACCGGTTTATCGCGAAGAACTTCCCAAACGGAAAGACGATTGAGGCGATCGTGGGCGGGGTTCCGGTCTGCCGGCCGCTCGCCTGCACGGTTGCCGACGGCCTCATCGTTGCCGGCGACGCAGCACGGGTCGTCGATCCCATCACCGGCGGCGGGATCGGGAACGCCATGTACACCGGAAGGCTCGCCGGTGAGGTGGCCACGGAGTGCATCGAGGCGGGCAACTGCTCGAAAGATGCGCTGATGCGCTACGACAGAGAGTGGCGTGCATCGAAGATGGGCGCGACCATCGAGCGGAATTACAAGGTCAAGGAGTACTTCGTCACCCTCGACGATGCGAAACTCAACACCCTCGCCGACTCGATCGCCAATATCAGCCTCAAGGAGTTCTCGGTCTCGGCGCTCATCAAGGAACTGATCAAGCGCAACCCGAAGATGCTCTTCGAGCTTAAAGCGCTTAAAGACGCTCTAGCCTGA
- the cbiT gene encoding precorrin-6Y C5,15-methyltransferase (decarboxylating) subunit CbiT, whose translation MGLKGGPTQDEVMAVSLAKLGLRPGDRVVDVGCGTGKVAIAASAVAERVYAIDRRPEAIAYARAEAAAAGAENIEFFEGDAVEIIPKIDRIDAAFVGGSRRLPEVLNLLAGKVRGRIVVNAVMVGTLQSAIESMQRLGIFSEAVHLQVSRSAGIAGGVMFKPINPVYIIVGGVGCS comes from the coding sequence ATGGGGCTGAAGGGTGGACCCACGCAGGATGAAGTCATGGCCGTCTCGCTTGCAAAACTCGGGTTACGTCCGGGCGACCGGGTGGTCGATGTCGGGTGCGGAACAGGCAAGGTCGCGATCGCCGCATCGGCCGTGGCTGAACGCGTCTATGCAATTGATCGGCGGCCGGAGGCTATCGCGTATGCCCGGGCCGAGGCCGCCGCCGCCGGCGCCGAGAATATCGAGTTTTTCGAGGGTGACGCGGTGGAGATCATCCCGAAGATCGACCGGATCGACGCCGCCTTCGTCGGCGGCTCCCGCCGCCTGCCCGAGGTCCTCAACCTCCTTGCCGGGAAGGTGAGGGGGAGGATCGTCGTGAACGCGGTGATGGTCGGGACGCTTCAATCGGCGATCGAGAGCATGCAGCGTCTCGGGATCTTTTCAGAGGCCGTTCACCTCCAGGTCTCCAGGTCCGCCGGGATCGCCGGCGGGGTGATGTTTAAACCCATAAATCCTGTCTATATCATCGTCGGAGGTGTCGGATGCTCGTAG
- the cbiG gene encoding cobalt-precorrin 5A hydrolase — MTGTVVIALERFLPKARRLADALGADLLPYGPEVFRTAFSAYDRIVALMSAGIAVRGIAPLLSDKWRDPAVVVVGPDLRYAVPVVGGHHGANDLARELAALGVTPVITTATEACGRESVEGIATRTGCDVVNRSSTRAVNAAILDGDVPLYTVTGTGIVVAGPGVALLVRKGEYVVGLGCRKGVGAPEVVEAARRALEAVGITESEVLVYATTAKKRHETGLLEAVAELGGNLVFFDDETLNAEAAPSPSRADLIGLSGVAEPAALAASKRKELVLAKQTYGSVTVAIAR; from the coding sequence ATGACCGGGACTGTGGTGATCGCCCTCGAGCGGTTCCTCCCCAAAGCCCGCCGGCTTGCCGATGCGCTCGGCGCAGATCTTCTGCCCTACGGTCCGGAAGTCTTCCGGACGGCATTTTCTGCCTACGATCGGATCGTCGCCCTGATGTCGGCCGGAATAGCCGTCCGGGGGATCGCACCGCTCCTTTCCGACAAGTGGCGGGACCCCGCGGTGGTGGTGGTCGGCCCCGACCTCCGCTACGCCGTCCCGGTCGTCGGGGGGCACCACGGCGCAAACGATCTTGCCCGGGAACTTGCCGCTCTCGGGGTCACGCCGGTGATCACGACCGCGACCGAGGCATGCGGCCGCGAGTCTGTCGAGGGGATAGCCACTCGCACGGGGTGCGACGTCGTGAACCGCTCCTCCACCCGGGCGGTGAACGCCGCGATCCTGGACGGCGACGTCCCTCTCTATACGGTGACCGGGACCGGGATCGTCGTCGCGGGTCCGGGGGTCGCCCTCCTCGTCCGGAAGGGGGAGTACGTCGTCGGCCTTGGGTGCCGCAAGGGCGTCGGGGCGCCCGAGGTGGTGGAGGCCGCCCGGCGGGCTCTCGAGGCTGTCGGGATCACGGAGAGCGAGGTTCTTGTCTACGCGACGACGGCAAAGAAGCGTCACGAGACAGGGCTTCTTGAGGCCGTCGCGGAGCTCGGGGGAAACCTCGTCTTCTTCGACGACGAGACGCTGAATGCAGAGGCGGCCCCGTCGCCCTCGCGAGCCGATCTGATCGGGCTTTCCGGGGTTGCGGAACCCGCGGCTCTTGCAGCCTCGAAGAGGAAGGAACTGGTGCTTGCCAAGCAGACTTATGGGAGTGTTACCGTTGCAATCGCGCGATAG
- a CDS encoding cobalt-factor II C(20)-methyltransferase, which yields MLVGVGLGPGDPELLTLRAVRLLREASAVFVPGNLAYELVRPYRPEAVVLDFPMTSDEAYIRECLEANAARIAPYAKDGLAVFGIIGDPNFYSTFSRLCEVIASRYPEITFATEPGISSITAFASVANVPVNSGFLVSDGSEPESRIFMKVRRPAALAASLSKEGYSEFVLVERMFLPEQRVYRGDELPETSDYFSILFARRSHA from the coding sequence ATGCTCGTAGGCGTGGGGCTCGGGCCCGGCGACCCGGAGCTCCTGACGCTCCGGGCGGTCCGACTTTTACGTGAAGCATCGGCGGTCTTTGTCCCCGGCAACCTCGCCTACGAACTGGTTCGTCCTTACCGTCCCGAGGCCGTTGTCCTCGACTTCCCGATGACGAGCGATGAGGCCTACATACGGGAGTGCCTTGAGGCGAACGCCGCCCGGATCGCGCCGTATGCAAAGGACGGTCTCGCGGTCTTTGGGATCATCGGGGACCCGAACTTCTACTCGACCTTCTCCCGGCTCTGTGAGGTGATCGCATCCCGCTACCCCGAGATCACGTTTGCGACCGAGCCCGGGATCAGCTCCATCACCGCGTTTGCCTCCGTCGCGAACGTCCCGGTGAACAGCGGGTTCCTCGTCTCGGACGGGAGCGAACCGGAGTCCCGGATCTTCATGAAGGTCAGACGGCCCGCGGCGCTCGCGGCCTCCCTCTCAAAGGAGGGATACTCGGAGTTCGTCCTCGTCGAGCGGATGTTTTTGCCAGAGCAGCGGGTCTACCGGGGGGACGAACTCCCCGAGACGAGCGACTACTTCTCAATCCTCTTTGCGAGGCGGTCGCATGCATAA